The following proteins come from a genomic window of Chryseobacterium glaciei:
- a CDS encoding type II toxin-antitoxin system RelE/ParE family toxin: MGYKIIISDEAKIDIEHSYLYYKTKVNKKVANQFFKEFKSSLNIISKNPFFKIWFDDFHGKPMKKYPFLIFYIVDRENLTIVVARVFHTSQSPEKYP, from the coding sequence ATGGGATATAAGATCATTATTTCGGATGAAGCAAAAATCGATATAGAACATTCTTATCTCTATTATAAGACCAAAGTAAATAAAAAAGTTGCTAATCAATTTTTCAAAGAATTTAAATCTTCATTGAATATAATTTCTAAAAATCCATTTTTCAAAATTTGGTTTGATGATTTCCATGGCAAACCAATGAAAAAATATCCTTTTCTAATTTTTTACATTGTTGATAGAGAAAATCTAACAATTGTTGTAGCAAGAGTTTTTCATACTTCTCAAAGTCCTGAAAAATATCCATGA